A genomic region of Zea mays cultivar B73 chromosome 6, Zm-B73-REFERENCE-NAM-5.0, whole genome shotgun sequence contains the following coding sequences:
- the LOC100274522 gene encoding basic leucine zipper 23 isoform X1 codes for MDDGADLPCQLLFSHPEMPDSFDEFFNSATTTCTHTHSCNPPGPSVAMHTHTCLHAHTLVLGSGGEDDDDAREDSAKPRRPLGNREAVRKYREKKKAHAAFLEEEVKKLRAANQQLQRRLQGHAALEAEVARLRGLLLDIRGKIDAEVGGVLPFQKPCSVGSVACADPALCFNGNSEVGGGWEESSRPAAADCRIDEVRGMSREIDVPEGLRHSMDVVASFVSSDPLAE; via the coding sequence ATGGACGATGGAGCTGACCTCCCCTGCCAACTGCTCTTCTCCCACCCGGAGATGCCTGACAGCTTCGACGAGTTCTTCAACAGCGCCACGACGACCTGCACCCACACGCACAGCTGCAACCCGCCCGGCCCCTCGGTCGCCATGCACACCCACACGTGCCTGCACGCGCACACCCTGGTCCTGGGCAGCGGCggggaggacgacgacgacgccagGGAGGACTCGGCGAAGCCGCGCAGACCGCTGGGGAACAGGGAAGCTGTGCGCAAGTaccgggagaagaagaaggcgcaCGCGGCCTTTCTGGAAGAGGAGGTCAAGAAGCTCCGCGCCGCCAACCAGCAGCTCCAGAGACGGCTGCAGGGCCATGCAGCTTTGGAGGCGGAGGTGGCGAGGCTCCGGGGTCTCCTGCTCGATATCCGGGGCAAGATCGACGCCGAGGTCGGCGGCGTGCTCCCTTTTCAGAAGCCGTGCAGTGTGGGCTCCGTGGCGTGTGCCGATCCTGCTCTGTGCTTCAACGGCAACTCGGAGGTTGGAGGCGGCTGGGAGGAGAGCTCAAGACCGGCAGCCGCGGACTGCAGGATCGATGAAGTGCGAGGGATGTCACGGGAAATTGATGTCCCAGAAGGCTTGCGTCATTCCATGGATGTTGTTGCGAGCTTCGTGAGTTCTGATCCCCTGGCTGAATGA